From Aspergillus chevalieri M1 DNA, chromosome 4, nearly complete sequence, a single genomic window includes:
- a CDS encoding CAMK family serine/threonine-protein kinase (COG:D;~EggNog:ENOG410PFKJ;~InterPro:IPR017441,IPR008271,IPR008984,IPR000253, IPR000719,IPR011009;~PFAM:PF00498,PF07714,PF00069;~go_function: GO:0004672 - protein kinase activity [Evidence IEA];~go_function: GO:0005515 - protein binding [Evidence IEA];~go_function: GO:0005524 - ATP binding [Evidence IEA];~go_process: GO:0006468 - protein phosphorylation [Evidence IEA]): MAPQSEQSSLKRGRASVDQDSQDQKKPRRSERLSRIQPRNTPVEQEYLPTPVTRQSSTVTDARNETTATPMDEVSQGRDQTPISSEPPEDTQPEDTQAFSQFVYPPRAFADEVEDEKAEGVWGYLIPLDDAVQSALPLTKRDSCEGPRNKGDKGQGRNGKKGICRPGGYLIGRHPECDVLLETPTISNRHFLLFSENKKGDVVAILQDLSTNGTFVNDAIVGQNKHRELEDGDEISILNEARFVFRYPKSRDTNGFRQQYRILQQLGKGHFATVYLCANRDTGTQYAVKVFEKRPGDSQKSQADALQKEIALLMSVNHENLLCLKDTFDESDGMYLVMEVASEGELFNLIVSKQNLSEDETRHVFKQLFDGLKYLHDRGIVHRDIKPENILLSDKKLSVKLGDFGLAKIIGEDSFTTTLCGTPSYVAPEILQDTHHRRYTKAVDIWSLGVVLYICLCGFPPFSDELFTRQNPYTMAQQIKMGRFDYPSPYWDSVGDPALDLIDRMLTVNADQRITVEGCLEHPWLLEKSPSLTDSTDGLTGALGNLDFSKRKVERERTLLSTMNDVRFSERAEEGGAPVKIFHKNEAGKRVSNQPSQVLVHQSQQEAHPDENSAPQDFANLGERGDPLLFEEEPTSRYP; this comes from the exons ATGGCGCCGCAAAGCGAGCAGAGCTCTCTGAAACGTGGCAGG GCCAGTGTCGATCAAGATTCGCAAGACCAGAAGAAGCCGCGGCGCTCGGAGAGACTCTCCAGAATTCAGCCAAGAAACACTCCGGTCGAACAAGAATACCTGCCTACACCGGTGACTCGACAAAGTTCAACCGTTACAGATGCTCGAAACGAGACAACGGCTACTCCCATGGATGAAGTTAGCCAAGGCCGTGACCAAACACCAATCAGTTCGGAGCCACCCGAGGATACCCAACCTGAGGACACACAAGCTTTCTCGCAGTTTGTCTATCCGCCCAGGGCATTTGCTGATGAAGTAGAGGATGAGAAAGCGGAGGGCGTCTGGGGCTACCTGATCCCACTCGATGATGCGGTCCAGAGTGCACTTCCGCTAACAAAGCGGGACAGTTGCGAAGGTCCCAGGAACAAAGGGGACAAGGGGCAGGGCAGGAATGGAAAGAAAGGCATTTGCCGTCCCGGTGGTTATTTAATTGGTCGTCACCCGGAATGCG ATGTGCTCCTTGAGACCCCAACGATATCCAATCGACACTTTTTGTTGTTCTCGGAGAACAAAAAGGGTGATGTTGTCGCAATTTTGCAAGATTTGTCCACCAATGGCACCTTCGTCAACGACGCTATCGTTGGACAAAACAAGCATCGCGAGCTTGAGGACGGTGACGAGATCAGCATTCTGAATGAAGCGCGCTTCGTTTTCAGGTATCCGAAGTCTAGGGACACAAATGGTTTCCGGCAACAATATAGgatcctccaacaacttgGAAAAGGGCATTTTGCAACCGTTTACCTGTGTGCCAACAGAGACACCGGAACCCAGTACGCCGTGAAAGTGTTTGAGAAACGCCCAGGTGATTCCCAGAAATCGCAGGCGGACGCCTTGCAGAAGGAGATAGCCCTTTTGATGAGTGTCAATCATGAGAACCTTCTCTGTCTCAAAGATACATTTGACGAAAGTGACGGGATGTATCTTGTCATGGAAGTCGCTTCGGAAGGTGAACTATTCAACCTAATAGTTAGCAAGCAAAACTTGTCAGAAGATGAGACGCGTCATGTCTTTAAACAATTGTTCGATGGTTTGAAGTACTTG CATGATCGTGGGATTGTTCATCGAGATATCAAACCAGAGAACATTCTCCTTTCCGACAAGAAATTGTCTGTGAAGTTGGGTGACTTTGGACTCGCAAAGATAATTGGGGAAGACTCTTTTACGACAACACT ATGCGGTACGCCGAGCT ATGTTGCTCCTGAGATTTTGCAGGACACACACCATCGACGATACACAAAGGCTGTCGATATCTGGTCCCTTGGTGTTGTGCTCTACATCTGTCTTTGTGGATTTCCCCCTTTTTCGGATGAGTTGTTTACGCGACAGAACCCGTATACTATGGCCCAACAGATCAAGATGGGACGTTTTGATTATCCATCTCCATATTGGGATTCTGTGGGCGACCCAGCCTTGGATCTCATAGACAGGATGCTTACGGTCAATGCTGACCAGCGAATCACGGTGGAGGGCTGCTTGGAACATCCATGGCTTCTAGAAAAATCCCCCAGTCTCACTGATAGCACCGACGGGCTGACTGGAGCTCTGGGTAATCTCGACTTCTCGAAGCGCAAAGTTGAACGTGAGCGAACGTTGCTCAGTACCATGAATGACGTTCGATTCAGTGAACGTGCGGAAGAAGGCGGCGCCCCTGTGAAGATTTTCCACAAAAATGAAGCCGGTAAACGAGTTTCTAACCAACCTTCCCAAGTTCTCGTTCATCAGAGTCAACAAGAAGCTCACCCTGACGAAAATAGCGCCCCTCAAGATTTTGCCAATCTTGGAGAGCGAGGTGACCCGCTTCTTTTTGAAGAAGAACCAACGAGTCGCTATCCATAG
- the ERG11_1 gene encoding cytochrome P450 (COG:Q;~EggNog:ENOG410PFY8;~InterPro:IPR001128,IPR002403,IPR017972,IPR036396;~PFAM:PF00067;~TransMembrane:1 (o20-41i);~go_function: GO:0004497 - monooxygenase activity [Evidence IEA];~go_function: GO:0005506 - iron ion binding [Evidence IEA];~go_function: GO:0016705 - oxidoreductase activity, acting on paired donors, with incorporation or reduction of molecular oxygen [Evidence IEA];~go_function: GO:0020037 - heme binding [Evidence IEA];~go_process: GO:0055114 - oxidation-reduction process [Evidence IEA]): MGFLAVVLEKLSELHSTQSLWVLTSVGLLALFSVSVIVNVLRQILFKNPHEPPVVFHWFPFVGSTISYGMEPYKFFFDCRAKYGDIFTFVLLGKKTTVYLGTKGNEFILNGKLRDVCAEEVYSPLTTPVFGRNVVYDCPNSKLMEQKKFVKFGLTSEALRSYVPLITAEVESFVEESPVFQEPKGIFDVCKTIAEITIYTASRALQGKEVRDRFNSTFAEMYHDLDMGFAPINFMLPWAPLPHNRKRDAAQKKLTETYMEIINDRRKAGGKKDSEDMVWNLMSCTYKNGTPVPDEEIAHMMIALLMAGQHSSSSTASWILLRLATRPDIAEELYQEQLRVLGSDLPDLTFENLQKLDLHSKVIKETLRIHAPIHSIIRAVKNPMPVDDTPYVIPTSHNVLSSPGVSARDEQFFPKPLVWNPHRWDEVAQPSTEDEEKIDYGYGLVSKGTNSPYLPFGAGRHRCIGEQFAYVQLGTILAALVRIFKFRNMPGVEDIPETDYSSLFSKPLGQSFVQYEKRESATKA, from the exons ATGGGATTTCTCGCAGTCGTTCTGGAGAAGCTCTCCGAACTTCACTCGACCCAGTCATTATGGGTTCTCACCTCTGTAGGCCTGTTGGCCCTGTTCAGTGTGTCGGTCATCGTCAATGTCTTGCGACAGATTTTATTCAAGAATCCCCATGAACCTCCCGTGGTTTTTCACTGGTTCCCCTTCGTTGGTAGCACCATCAGCTATGGCATGGAGCCATACAAGTTCTTCTTCGATTGTCGCGCGAAG TACGGCGATATTTTCACGTTCGTTCTCCTGGGCAAAAAGACCACTGTTTACCTGGGCACCAAAGGCAATGAATTTATTCTCAACGGCAAGCTTCGAGATGTCTGTGCCGAGGAGGTCTACTCGCCGCTTACGACACCCGTGTTTGGTCGCAATGTTGTGTATGATTGCCCCAACTCCAAACTCatggagcagaagaag TTTGTCAAGTTCGGTCTTACTTCCGAGGCTCTTCGGTCCTACGTCCCTTTGATTACCGCCGAAGTCGAAAGTTTTGTCGAGGAATCTCCCGTCTTCCAGGAACCCAAGGGTATCTTCGATGTGTGCAAGACAATTGCCGAAATCACGATCTATACCGCGTCGCGCGCCCTCCAAGGAAAGGAAGTCCGAGACAGATTCAATTCCACATTTGCGGAGATGTACCATGATCTTGACATGGGCTTCGCTCCCATCAACTTCATGCTCCCTTGGGCTCCTCTCCCTCACAACCGAAAACGTGACGCCGCTCAGAAGAAGCTGACTGAGACGTACATGGAAATCATTAATGACCGTCGCAAGGCCGGTGGCAAGAAAGACTCTGAAGACATGGTTTGGAACCTCATGTCGTGCACTTACAAGAATGGCACCCCTGTCCCCGATGAGGAAATCGCACACATGATGATTGCCCTGTTGATGGCTGGCCAGCactcctcttcttctactGCATCCTGGATTCTCTTGCGCCTTGCGACTCGCCCAGACATTGCTGAGGAGCTTTACCAAGAGCAACTCCGTGTTCTCGGTTCTGATCTCCCTGACCTCACATTCGAGAATCTGCAAAAGCTGGATCTCCACTCTAAAGTTATCAAGGAAACCCTCCGTATTCATGCACCCATTCATTCGATCATCCGGGCCGTCAAAAACCCGATGCCGGTGGATGATACTCCGTATGTGATTCCGACGTCCCACAATGTGCTTTCTTCGCCAGGTGTCTCTGCGAGAGATGAACAGTTCTTCCCTAAGCCTCTCGTATGGAACCCTCACCGCTGGGATGAAGTCGCTCAACCCAGCACGGAAGATGAGGAAAAGATTGACTACGGATACGGTTTGGTCAGCAAGGGCACAAATAGTCCCTACCTCCCGTTCGGTGCCGGACGCCACAGGTGCATTGGTGAGCAATTTGCTTATGTGCAACTTGGTACGATTCTTGCTGCCCTGGTGAGAATCTTCAAATTCCGCAACATGCCAGGAGTTGAGGATATCCCGGAGACGGACTATTCG TCTTTGTTCTCGAAGCCTCTTGGCCAATCTTTTGTGCAGTACGAAAAGCGTGAATCTGCTACCAAGGCATGA
- a CDS encoding mitochondrial 37S ribosomal protein mS41 (COG:S;~EggNog:ENOG410PT9D;~InterPro:IPR019083,IPR039603;~PFAM:PF09597): protein MAMRGSRLGLFSARLMKPFSVTRQCIRCLHQNREAPRVPSPTPFVPNVETFLSLIGRGMSKHASKLPSWDKLFTLSSAELRDLGIEPARQRRYLLRKREKFRNGQYGVGGDLENVVDGVAQLRVVEVPYESTTSSTQATELTSLSSSATSTPGMRKVIVNTSPDATDYKHDSSKPLKKFEHMKIHNGSIIKGPFVQLIKGTNGSAALIKVQEGMWEDKQGHKVDGGERRRAEVRAKKRIEERRKGPA, encoded by the coding sequence ATGGCGATGCGCGGCTCACGACTCGGCCTCTTCTCTGCAAGATTGATGAAACCGTTCAGTGTGACGAGACAATGCATCCGATGCCTTCACCAGAACAGGGAAGCCCCGCGTGTCCCCTCGCCCACTCCGTTTGTCCCTAATGTCGAAACCTTTCTCAGTCTGATCGGCCGCGGCATGTCAAAACATGCTAGCAAATTGCCTTCTTGGGACAAATTATTCACACTCTCCTCCGCCGAACTTCGAGATCTGGGCATTGAGCCCGCACGCCAGCGGCGGTATCTGCTCCGGAAGCGCGAGAAGTTTAGGAATGGTCAGTATGGAGTCGGAGGTGACCTCGAGAATGTGGTCGATGGTGTTGCGCAGTTGAGAGTAGTCGAGGTCCCCTACGAATCTACTACCAGTTCGACGCAAGCCACCGAGTTGACATCGTTATCTTCGTCTGCTACTTCTACGCCTGGTATGAGGAAGGTTATTGTGAACACTAGTCCCGACGCTACCGACTACAAGCACGATTCATCGAAGCCGCTGAAGAAGTTCGAGCACATGAAAATTCATAACGGATCGATTATCAAGGGTCCATTTGTACAACTTATCAAGGGTACGAACGGCAGCGCTGCGTTGATCAAGGTTCAGGAAGGCATGTGGGAGGACAAGCAAGGACACAAGGTGGATGGTGGGGAAAGGAGACGTGCTGAAGTCAGGGCTAAAAAGCGCAttgaagagagaagaaagggaCCGGCATAA
- the kin28 gene encoding TFIIH complex serine/threonine-protein kinase subunit KIN28 (COG:D;~EggNog:ENOG410PFPZ;~InterPro:IPR017441,IPR008271,IPR037770,IPR000719, IPR011009;~PFAM:PF07714,PF00069;~go_component: GO:0005675 - transcription factor TFIIH holo complex [Evidence IEA];~go_component: GO:0070985 - transcription factor TFIIK complex [Evidence IEA];~go_function: GO:0004672 - protein kinase activity [Evidence IEA];~go_function: GO:0005524 - ATP binding [Evidence IEA];~go_function: GO:0008353 - RNA polymerase II CTD heptapeptide repeat kinase activity [Evidence IEA];~go_process: GO:0006468 - protein phosphorylation [Evidence IEA]) has protein sequence MAVSPLVSHSPSAASSSPAKLRAANVRGSAMKPESVSSHQPSQNTDRELTEQLNDEVRQKYVKDKRLGEGTYAVVFLGRLRTDPSSFVAIKKIKVNAEYKDGLSMDAIREVKYLQELSHPNIIALHDVFSSKDQNLNLVLEYLPLGDLEMLIKDGNVHYGAADVKAWMGMLARGVWFCHENFILHRDIKPNNLLIASDGEVKLADFGLARSFADPYLNMTHQVITRWYRPPELLYGARQYSGVVDIWSMGMVFAELLLRVPFVAGNTDLDQISKICEAFGTPTEENWPGVSKLPNYIAPDRNHLVPTQGRDFFLRQFPNAGPVGADLLMSMCTLDPRKRKTACEVLQHNWWTSEPRPTDKHDLPRKSGGSRKMGDDLTRRGGEIDENAFKNAARKLDFSAM, from the exons ATGGCAGTATCTCCTTTGGTTTCCCATTCGCCTTCTGCGGCAAGTTCTTCTCCGGCCAAGTTAAGGGCTGCGAATGTCCGGGGCTCAGCTATGAAGCCCGAGAGTGTATCTTCACATCAGCCCTCGCAAAACACGGATCGTGAGCTTACAGAGCAACTAAACGACGAAGTAAGACAAAAGTATGTTAAAG ACAAAAGGCTTGGTGAGGGTACTTATGCCGTTGTATTCCTCGGCCGTCTTCGAACCGACCCGTCGTCATTCGTCGCTATAAAGAAGATCAAGGTCAATGCCGAATACAAAGATGGGCTGTCCATGGATGCCATCCGCGAAGTCAAATATTTGCAGGAACTCTCTCATCCCAACATCATTGCGCTTCACGATGTCTTCTCTTCCAAGGACCAGAATCTTAATTTGGTCCTAGAATATCTGCCACTTGGCGATCTTGAGATGCTGATTAAAGATGGTAATGTTCACTATGGTGCCGCCGATGTCAAGGCATGGATGGGAATGCTCGCTCGAGGCGTCTGGTTTTGCCATGAAAACTTCATATTGCATCGAGATATCAAGCCAAATAACCTTCTGATTGCGTCTGATGGCGAGGTTAAATTGGCAGACTTTGGTCTGGCCAGGTCCTTTGCGGACCCTTACTTGAACATGACGCACCAAGTTATCACACGTTGGTATCGACCTCCCGAATTGCTCTACGGTGCCCGGCAATACTCTGGCGTGGTTGATATTTGGTCCATGGGAATGGTTTTCGCGGAACTTCTTCTCCGAGTTCCTTTTGTCGCCGGAAACACTGATCTTGATCAAATCAGCAAGATATGTGAAGCTTTTGGTACGCCCACCGAAGAGAACTGGCCGGGTGTCTCCAAACTACCAAACTATATCGCTCCAGACAGAAATCACTTGGTCCCGACCCAAGGTCGAGATTTCTTCTTGCGTCAATTTCCGAACGCCGGCCCAGTCGGTGCCGATTTGCTCATGTCCATGTGTACGCTGGATCCCAGAAAACGGAAAACTGCATGCGAGGTTTTACAACATAACTGGTGGACCAGTGAACCGCGGCCGACAGATAAACACGATCTTCCCCGGAAGTCTGGAGGCTCCAGGAAAATGGGCGATGATCTTACAAGGCGTGGCGGGGAGATTGATGAAAATGCATTTAAGAATGCTGCTCGCAAACTGGACTTTTCTGCAATGTAG
- a CDS encoding putative kinesin family protein (KipA) (BUSCO:EOG092631IR;~COG:Z;~EggNog:ENOG410PGWU;~InterPro:IPR019821,IPR036961,IPR027417,IPR027640, IPR001752;~PFAM:PF16796,PF00225;~go_function: GO:0003777 - microtubule motor activity [Evidence IEA];~go_function: GO:0005524 - ATP binding [Evidence IEA];~go_function: GO:0008017 - microtubule binding [Evidence IEA];~go_process: GO:0007018 - microtubule-based movement [Evidence IEA]), translated as MASTMPQPSRPTATSPAAPVPPLPVPKTRKGLPVPSDTSRAPSPSQSPSKLRAPSSPRPTLSKSPLSNSTTNVSAPRSASSNGRPPSSPDKSLRRTISIAAFPQPPKTGSRPGTASSNMPGVSSSGSINARKGSRLSSGTTSSYRSSKTPSLLNGNGDGKSILSADARDPDASPSQSRSSSAQESYSTSATTYEDGDDTASGAAKTGSKSKESKGNVIVSVRVRPDAGGNDASRSSGEWQLEGRKGLISHRGKEAGDFYYDNVFTAHEHNAKVYDAAAKRLVRRVMEGYHGTVFAYGMTGTGKTFSMQGTATSPGVIPLAITDIFSFIRETPHREFLLRVSYLEIYNEKIHDLLSAPAAGAQQEEIKLREDSKRGVYATPLKEEIVQSPTQLLRVIARGDHARRTGSTQFNARSSRSHAVVQIVVESRERAPAGTPQDKRSGIIPGGVRVSTLSLIDLAGSERAADDKERRTEGAHINKSLLTLGTIISRLSENKDKGNNPTDKEGRHLPYRDSKLTRLLQPALSGNSLVSILCTVALIASGSSAAANSHSGETLNTLKFAARAKNSIVSHAKKAEEALGGGGGDSGSRVLLERYRMEIQALRSQLDSHTKAQAEKEMKLEDEQFEKEAQTRHEEQMLEIQLARTALKERIEHLNRLILCSKSTGVNTQGNFSALGRFSRMSINDSGSRSLRSSVSQSTLGAWGYSIRPTSFMSINSNDFSPNLAFSNGSIGNEDDDDTIGEFADGKASLQRHVSALQADLGDKNRYIATLERRLLQARRSSHSRMSAGMKGGNTGTENTDTAAIIREKDMEINELRSQLDDKDRMLAALRSATRHRDVARVATDPVQSPNSDTNSGSRSPDTLNSPRLSLVESEKEKKRKSVDEVSKMLDEMIQDRVESGHIIKGSRGSVRVAADSRRTSTQMTGVPSLNAALDSVDSAKSGATE; from the exons ATGGCCTCCACCATGCCTCAGCCATCACGGCCCACCGCGACTTCGCCGGCCGCGCCTGTACCACCACTGCCAGTCCCAAAAACAAGGAAGGGCCTCCCCGTTCCCTCTGATACCTCCAGagctccatctccatctcaaTCGCCATCAAAGCTTCGCGCCCCCTCAAGTCCGCGACCGACCCTCAGCAAGTCCCCATTATCCAACTCCACTACTAACGTCAGTGCGCCACGGTCAGCGTCGTCAAATGGTCGACCGCCAAGCAGTCCAGACAAATCCCTGCGCAGAACTATCAGTATCGCAGCCTTTCCTCAGCCGCCCAAAACAGGAAGCCGCCCTGGGACTGCTTCCTCAAATATGCCTGGTGTCAGTTCATCCGGGAGCATAAATGCCAGAAAAGGCTCAAGGTTAAGTTCCGGCACGACCAGCAGTTATCGGAGTTCAAAGACACCTTCTTTGTTGAATGGTAATGGAGATGGGAAATCGATTCTGAGTGCGGATGCTCGAGATCCAGATGCTTCTCCTTCACAAAGCCGAAGCTCCTCGGCTCAGGAGTCATATTCGACGAGCGCGACTACATACGAAGATGGCGATGACACCGCATCAGGCGCTGCTAAGACCGGTTCGAAATCCAAGGAATCCAAAGGCAATGTTATTGTCAGTGTCCGAGTTCGCCCTGACGCTGGCGGAAATGATGCGTCGAGATCAAGCGGGGAGTGGCAGCTGGAGGGGCGAAAAGGCCTCATCTCGCATAGGGGGAAGGAAGCTGGCGACTTTTATTATG ATAATGTTTTTACAGCTCATGAGCATAACGCCAAGGTTTACGATGCGGCCGCAAAACGCCTTGTAAGGCGTGTTATGGAAGGCTACCATGGTACAGTTTTTGCTTATGGTATGACTGGAACCGGTAAAACCTTCTCTATGCAAGGGACCGCTACCTCTCCAGGTGTCATCCCGTTGGCAATAACGGATATATTCTCCTTTATTAGGGAAACGCCACATCGAGAATTTCTACTACGTGTCAGCTACCTGGAAATCTACAACGAAAAGATTCACGACCTACTTTCAGCTCCAGCCGCTGGTGCTCAGCAAGAGGAAATCAAACTACGCGAGGATAGCAAACGTGGGGTATACGCGACGCCATTAAAGGAGGAGATTGTTCAGAGTCCGACGCAACTACTACGTGTAATCGCAAGAGGTGACCATGCGAGGAGAACCGGCAGCACCCAATTCAATGCACGCAGTTCTCGAAGTCATGCAGTTGTTCAGATTGTTGTTGAAAGCAGAGAACGAGCGCCCGCTGGTACGCCCCAGGACAAGCGGTCGGGTATAATCCCAGGTGGAGTAAGAGTGTCGACTCTCAGCTTGATTGATTTGGCCGGTTCGGAGCGAGCTGCGGACGACAAAGAGCGCCGCACGGAAGGTGCCCATATCAACAAAAGCTTGCTCACTCTGGGTACAATCATCTCAAGGCTGTCAGAAAACAAGGATAAGGGCAACAATCCTACCGATAAAGAGGGTAGACACCTACCATATCGGGATAGCAAATTGACGCGGTTATTGCAACCAGCCTTGTCGGGCAATTCGTTGGTTAGCATTCTTTGTACTGTCGCATTGATCGCTTCAGGAAGCTCGGCAGCTGCCAATTCGCATTCGGGGGAAACCCTCAATACGCTAAAGTTCGCCGCTCGCGCCAAAAACAGCATTGTCAGTCATGCGAAAAAGGCAGAGGAAGCACtcggcggtggcggtggtgatTCAGGTAGCCGGGTTCTTCTTGAACGTTACCGGATGGAAATCCAAGCCCTTCGTTCTCAGTTGGATAGCCATACGAAAGCTCAAGCCGAAAAAGAGATGAAGTTGGAGGATGAGCAGTTCGAAAAAGAAGCGCAGACACGCCACGAGGAACAGATGCTGGAGATTCAACTAGCACGGACAGCACTGAAAGAACGAATTGAGCACCTCAACCGTTTGATTTTATGTTCGAAATCCACTGGGGTAAACACCCAAGGTAATTTCTCTGCCTTAGGACGGTTTTCGAGGATGTCTATTAATGATTCCGGGTCCCGATCACTGCGTTCTTCCGTCAGTCAATCCACCTTGGGTGCGTGGGGATACTCTATCCGGCCCACTTCTTTCATGTCTATCAATAGCAACGATTTTTCCCCTAATTTGGCGTTTTCGAACGGATCTATCGGgaatgaggatgatgacgatacTATAGGCGAGTTTGCAGACGGGAAAGCGAGCCTTCAAAGACACGTTTCTGCGCTGCAGGCCGATCTTGGGGACAAGAACCGCTATATCGCCACACTCGAGAGACGTCTACTGCAAGCTAGGCGTTCAAGCCATTCTCGGATGTCAGCAGGAATGAAAGGTGGTAATACTGGAACCGAAAACACAGATACAGCGGCTATTATCCGAGAAAAAGACATGGAAATCAACGAACTTCGTTCGCAGCTCGATGACAAGGACCGGATGCTTGCCGCCCTTCGCTCAGCAACTCGACATCGGGATGTGGCCCGTGTAGCTACCGATCCGGTCCAGAGTCCCAATAGCGACACGAATAGTGGTTCAAGATCACCTGATACGTTGAATAGCCCGCGTTTGTCGCTCGTGGAAAgtgaaaaggagaaaaaaaggaagagtgTGGATGAGGTGTCTAAAATGCTGGACGAGATGATTCAAGATCGGGTGGAAAGCGGTCATATCATCAAGGGCTCGCGTGGAAGTGTTCGTGTGGCTGCTGACAGCCGACGAACTTCTACGCAAATGACGGGGGTCCCCAGTCTGAACGCCGCCTTAGATTCAGTTGATTCCGCAAAGAGCGGTGCAACTGAGTAA